The following coding sequences are from one Mycolicibacterium aichiense window:
- a CDS encoding acyl-CoA thioesterase, with amino-acid sequence MVNGFTTGVHVRWSDIDMYQHINHATMVTILEEARVDFLAEPFAEDITTIGLLIHEVQVLYKGQLRLEDSPLQVTMWTKRLRAVDFTLGYEVRSLNATPDSRPSVIAETQLAAVHIKEQRLVRLSPKHREYLQRWQR; translated from the coding sequence GTGGTTAATGGATTCACCACCGGCGTGCACGTGCGCTGGTCGGACATCGACATGTATCAGCACATCAACCACGCCACGATGGTGACGATCCTGGAGGAGGCACGGGTCGACTTCCTCGCCGAACCATTCGCCGAGGACATCACCACCATCGGGCTGCTCATCCACGAGGTCCAGGTGCTCTACAAGGGCCAACTGCGGTTGGAAGACTCGCCGCTGCAGGTGACGATGTGGACCAAGCGGCTGCGCGCAGTGGACTTCACCCTCGGCTATGAGGTGCGATCGCTCAACGCCACACCGGACTCGCGGCCCTCGGTGATCGCCGAGACACAGCTGGCCGCCGTGCACATCAAAGAGCAACGGCTGGTGCGGCTTTCGCCCAAGCATCGGGAGTACCTGCAGCGCTGGCAGCGATGA